From a region of the Zonotrichia albicollis isolate bZonAlb1 chromosome 5, bZonAlb1.hap1, whole genome shotgun sequence genome:
- the LOC102069788 gene encoding small ribosomal subunit protein mS26 isoform X2, whose amino-acid sequence MAPRGSLLLLALLLLSCALPHARGQHWSHGWYPGGKRDLRTPSDLPAWGPRAVPARGRKTRHDPPAKSKVGRVKMPPPVDPEELLVVQERYRQYRLVLSALRAEFRAEVLQKKREERLIAEGLPEELEEHRRLMAWNEEENGRQRARREERLRREEEEQKRRKSEIAEKQARKMEAFLEEKEKEVLQLQEEAKNFITPENLEARIEECLDNPRNYNFAIDKDGRVVKRTVLS is encoded by the exons ATGGCACCCCGCGggtcgctgctgctgctggcgctgctgctgctgagctgcgcCCTGCCCCATGCCCGCGGCCAGCACTGGTCCCACGGGTGGTACCCGGGGGGCAAGCGGGACCTGCGGACCCCCAGCGACCT CCCCGCCTGGGGCCCGCGGGCGGTGCCGGCGCGGGGCCGCAAGACCCGGCATGACCCCCCCGCTAAGTCCAAGGTGGGCCGGGTGAAGATGCCGCCGCCCGTGGACCCTGAGGAGCTGTTGGTGGTTCAGGAGCGGTACCGGCAGTACCGGCTGGTGCTCAGCGCCCTCCG GGCGGAGTTCAGGGCCGAGGTGCTGCAGAAGAAGCGGGAGGAGCGCCTGATCGCCGAGGGCTTGccggaggagctggaggagcacCGGCGGCTGATGGCCTGGAACGAGGAGGAGAACGGCCGGCAGAGGGCCCGCAG agaggagagactcaggagagaagaggaggagcagaagaggaggaaatcaGAGATTGCAGAGAAACAGGCCAGGAAAATGGAGGCtttcctggaggagaaggagaaggaggttCTCCAGCTGCAG GAGGAAGCCAAAAACTTCATCACCCCCGAGAACCTGGAGGCTCGGATCGAGGAGTGCCTGGACAACCCCCGCAATTACAACTTTGCCATCGACAAGGACGGGCGCGTCGTCAAACGCACGGTGCTCTCCTAG
- the LOC102069788 gene encoding small ribosomal subunit protein mS26 isoform X1 has protein sequence MPRSHSHGAAHRCDVTLRAARSLGAAMLRALRRCRPGSVPLPELGPGSGPFPGLCPAWGPRAVPARGRKTRHDPPAKSKVGRVKMPPPVDPEELLVVQERYRQYRLVLSALRAEFRAEVLQKKREERLIAEGLPEELEEHRRLMAWNEEENGRQRARREERLRREEEEQKRRKSEIAEKQARKMEAFLEEKEKEVLQLQEEAKNFITPENLEARIEECLDNPRNYNFAIDKDGRVVKRTVLS, from the exons ATGCCCCGCTCCCATTCCCATGGCGCCGCGCACAGATGTGACGTCACACTCCGCGCCGCGCGGTCCCTGGGGGCAGCCATGCTGCGGGCGCTGAGGCGCTGCCGCCCGGGGTCCGTCCCCCTCCCGGAGCTCGGCCCCGGCTCCGGCCCCTTCCCGGGGCTCTGCCCCGCCTGGGGCCCGCGGGCGGTGCCGGCGCGGGGCCGCAAGACCCGGCATGACCCCCCCGCTAAGTCCAAGGTGGGCCGGGTGAAGATGCCGCCGCCCGTGGACCCTGAGGAGCTGTTGGTGGTTCAGGAGCGGTACCGGCAGTACCGGCTGGTGCTCAGCGCCCTCCG GGCGGAGTTCAGGGCCGAGGTGCTGCAGAAGAAGCGGGAGGAGCGCCTGATCGCCGAGGGCTTGccggaggagctggaggagcacCGGCGGCTGATGGCCTGGAACGAGGAGGAGAACGGCCGGCAGAGGGCCCGCAG agaggagagactcaggagagaagaggaggagcagaagaggaggaaatcaGAGATTGCAGAGAAACAGGCCAGGAAAATGGAGGCtttcctggaggagaaggagaaggaggttCTCCAGCTGCAG GAGGAAGCCAAAAACTTCATCACCCCCGAGAACCTGGAGGCTCGGATCGAGGAGTGCCTGGACAACCCCCGCAATTACAACTTTGCCATCGACAAGGACGGGCGCGTCGTCAAACGCACGGTGCTCTCCTAG
- the LOC102069964 gene encoding neurophysin 1 → MSCKALALCLLGLLTISSACYIQNCPIGGKRAVLDMDIRKCLPCGPRNKGHCFGPNICCGEELGCYIGTSEALRCQEENFLPTPCESGRKPCGSGGSCAAPGICCSTEGCGTDSSCDQELLLV, encoded by the exons ATGTCCTGCAAGGCTCTGGCTCTCTGCCTCCTGGGGCTCCTGACTATTTCTTCTGCTTGCTACATCCAGAACTGCCCCATCGGGGGCAAACGAGCTGTGCTGGACATGGACATCAGGAAG TGCCTGCCCTGCGGCCCCCGGAACAAGGGCCACTGCTTCGGGCCCAACATCTGCTGCggggaggagctgggctgctaCATCGGCACCTCGGAGGCGCTGCGCTGCCAGGAGGAAAACTTCCTGCCCACGCCCTGCGAGTCGGGACGCAAACCCTGCGGCTCCGGAGGGAGCTGCGCCGCCCCCGGCATCTGCTGCAGCACCG AGGGCTGTGGCACTGACTCATCCTGtgaccaggagctgctgttggtGTAG
- the LOC141729088 gene encoding vasotocin-neurophysin VT-like: protein MAEPSLPLSFLCLLALSSACYIQNCPRGGKRALGDTAVRQCLPCGPGNRGSCFGPGICCGAELGCYLGTAETRRCAQEDALPSPCQPEGQPCGSGGRCAAPGICCSAETCTMDSACLDEGGEGAQEAADEKNLTLLDGSAGDLLLKLMHLANRQQQQQQQQQGKHPLL, encoded by the exons ATGGCCGAGCCTTCGCTGcccctctccttcctctgcctcctcgCCCTCTCCTCCGCCTGCTACATCCAGAACTGCCCCCGCGGCGGGAAGCGAGCGCTGGGGGACACAGCCGTGAGACAG TGCCTGCCCTGCGGTCCCGGCAACAGAGGGAGCTGCTTCGGGCCCGGCATCTGCTGCGGCGCGGAGCTGGGCTGTTACCTGGGCACGGCGGAGACGCGGCGCTGCGCGCAGGAGGACGCGCTGCCCTCGCCCTGCCAGCCCGAGGGGCAGCCCTGCGGCTCCGGCGGCCGCTGCGCCGCGCCCGGCATCTGCTGCAGCGCCG AGACCTGCACCATGGACAGCGCCTGCCTGGACGAGGGCGGCGAGGGCGCTCAGGAGGCGGCGGACGAGAAGAACCTGACGCTGCTGGATGGCTCGGCCGGGGATCTGCTCCTCAAGCTCATGCACTTGGCGaaccggcagcagcagcagcagcagcagcagcagggcaagCACCCCCTGCTCTGA